AGGCGTACTCGACCATCCCGGCCAATTTGCCGCCGGAGCCGCCGGTCCAGGCGATGGTCGTCAATCCGAGCGCCTTGGCAGCCTCGACGCCTTTGAGCACATTGGGGGAATTGCCGCTGGTGCTGATCGCGATGGCGACATCCCCTTGCCGGCCATGCGCCCGCACCTGGCGGGCGAAGAGTTCTTCGAACCCGTAGTCGTTGGCGATACAGGTGATGGCCGCGATATCAGTGGCTAGGGCGATGGCGGGGAAGGGTGCGCGCTCGCGTTTGTAACGGCCGACGAATTCGGCGGCGATGTGCGCGGCATCGGTCGCGCTGCCGCCGTTGCCGAAGAGCAAGACTTTATGTCCGTTTCGCAAGGCCTGGCCGATGAGTTGGGCGACCTGCACGATCTTGTCGGCATGGTCCCGGGCGAAGCGCCGCTTGATCTCGGCGCTCTCGTCGAACGCCTTGAGGGCAAACTCTTTCATCGTGCGGAATTGTAGGGAAGCCCCCGGTCACTGTCAAACGACCCGGTGCCCGGTTTCACTTCGTGGGAGACGCGGGGGAAGACCGTTTGGTGATCATGTTCATCGCCAGCGTCAACATCGAGCCGACATCCGACACATTGGCGGGAAGCACGAGGGTGTTGCTGGCCTTCGCCAGTTCCCCGAACTTGGTGATGTACTGTTCCGCGACGCGCAGCTGCACCGCTTCGTACCCGCCGGGGATTTGCGTGGCCTCGGCCACTTTTCGCAGTCCGTCGGCTGTGGCGCCGGCGATGGCCGTAATGGCCGCCGCCGCGCCTTCGGCCTCGTTGATTTGCTGCTGCTTTTTCGCTTCGGAGGCTTTGATGACCTGTTGCTTCTCGCCTTCCGCTTGGTTGATGGCGGCGTCGCGCTCACCTTCTGAAGTCAGAATCACCGCACGCTTCTCCCGTTCGGCGCGCATCTGCTTTTCCATTGCGGCGAGCACGTCTTTGGGGGGCGTAATGTTCTTGATCTCGTAACGCAGGACCTTCACGCCCCAGGGCTCCGTCGCCTTGTCCAACTCGTTCACCACCTGGCTGTTGATGTTGGTCCGTTCTTCGAACGTGCGATCGAGTTCGATTCTGCCGATCTCGCTGCGGAGTGCGGTCTGGGCGAGTTGGGTGATGGCGAATCGATAGTCGCTGATGCCGTAGGACGCCCGTTGCGGGTCCAGGACTTTGGCGTAGAGAATGCCGTCGACGCCGACTTGCACGTTGTCCCTCGTAATGCAGACCTGTTCGGGAATATCGATCGCCGTTTCCTTCAGCGAGTGTTTGTATTGCACGCTGTCGATGAAGGGCCAGAGGATATGAAATCCTGCGCCGAGCGTGCGTGAATATCGACCAAGACGTTCGACGACGTACGCGCTCTGTTGCGGCACGACCCGCGCCGTTTTCGAGATGACGAGCAGGACGAGTCCCGCAAGGAATATCACGACCCAGAGTCCGCCTGGCATGCCGCTATCCTCCATAATGGTGCGACCTCATGATTCAGGTGTGATCCACAGGGTGATCCCCTCGACCCGCTCGACGCGGGTGCGTTGACCTTTGGTGAGCGGCTTGTTTCCCGCGTTGTGCGCATTCCACGTGCTGCCGCGGCATTCCGCTTTGCCCCGGCCGTCCGGCGGAATGTCGTCCAGGACGACGGCGGTTTCGCCGCCCATCGTATCGACCGGCGACAGGTCGCCTCGATCGGTTTTCATGAGACGGCGGAGCGGTTGGCGGAGGAGGACGAGCGAGCCGACCGAGAACACCGAGAACAGCAGCCAGGACATCCATTCACTGTGGATGACGTCGAAGCCCACGAGCGCTCCGACGAGAAGTGCCCCGATGCCGAAGAACAACATGTAGAATCCGCCGGGCGTGACGACTTCGGTGCCGAGCAGAAACAGTCCCAGAAACGCCCACAACCACCAGGTCATCGCACCTCCTCAGACGTCACAAGCGGTCGGATGGCACAGGAATGCTGGCGAAAGTCTATGCGCCTTTCCCCGGAGCGTCAAGAATTGTGCGTAAACCCTCGTTCGTTGAAGCGGCGAGATCGCAATGGTATAGTCCGCCGATTATGCCGCCAGATATTCCTGTGAAAGCCTTGATCCTCGCGTTCACCGATGCGCCGGCGCTTGCCGCCTACGTCATCAATCGACTGCAGCCGGAATTGTTGTGTTTTTTTGTGCCGGAATCGGCGAAGGCCCAAGTCGAATCAGCCGTGCAACCGTTGGTTCAGCAGATGCCGAAACGCTGGGATTGGGTCGTCACGCCCGATCCGGCTGATGTCATCGCCTGCCATCAGGCCTTGTCGCGCACGATTCACGATCTCTTTCGCACCTGGGCTGTACAGGTGGGGGAAGTGGTGGTCGATTTGACCGGCGCCACCCCTGCTATGGCCGCCGCGCTGGCGACGGTGAGCCAACCTTGGACGTCGCGAGTCATCAGTCTGGTCGATGCGGCGGGTCGCGAAGAGGGGGAGGCGATCGCGATCGGCGGGTTGACCAAGTATTGGTTGCAAGGCAACCCCTGGGACGAGGCGGCGGTGGTGGTTCGTCGGGAAGCCAGTGAGGCCTTCAATCACGGTTCGTTTAGGGCTGCCGCGACCCTTTTTCATACGCTGGAGGCTCGGGTGAGCGGGGGGCAGAAACCTCTCTATCGGGCCTTAGGAGAACTCGCGCTGGGCTATGGGCTGTGGGAGCAGTTTCACTATCGCCAGGCCTGGGAGAAGCTGAAAAGCTCGCTGAAGGCGCTTGATATGGCCTCGCTCTGGGGCGGGCCTCCGGGACTCAAGGCGCTGCTGCCCTTGATCAAGGCCAACAGCGGATTCTTAGAGAAGCTGGTGCTCGATCCTGCTGATGTGAAGGAAGGTGTGGTGCTTGATCTGTTGGCCCATGCGCATCGACGGGCGCAGGTGGACCATGATCACGAGCGAGCTATGGTCGCGTTGGTCCGCGCGCTGGAGGCCTGCGCTCAACGGCAATTGTTCAAACAACACAAGATCAAGAGCTGGGATGTGCGACCGGAGCAATTGCCCGAAGCGATGCGCGACACCTGCCGCGCCTGTTACCTGGACGATGTAGATGGGAAGTACAAGCTGCCGCTCCAGAGTCAGTGGCGCGCCTTGGCCGATCTTGGTGATCCGATGGGACAGGCGTTTCTCCGCGACTGGCCCAAGATGAAGCCGCTGCTTGATGCCGCCAATCATGCGGTGTTGGGGCACGGGTTTGAGGCGGTCAAAGGTGAGCGGGTGCAGCAGCTGTCCGATGTGGTGATGAAGCTCACGGGCGTGAGCGAGTTCTCGCTGCCGAAGTTCCCGACGCTGAATCTCTAAGTCTGCTTGGCCCTTCACGCATGGACATCCGTATCTACTACGAGGACACCGACTGCGGGGGAGTGGTGTACTATGCCAACTACCTCAAGTATTTCGAGCGGGCCAGGACCCATTATCTCGAAGAACGGGGACTGTCGGTTGCAGGCCTGCGTGAGCAGGGCACGCAGTTCGTGGTGGTGCATGCGGAGGTAGACTATCGATCGCCTGGTCGGTACGGGGACACGTTGGTGGTTGACACGACGCTGGCCGCTGCCAGTCAGACCTCATTCACCTTCGCGCACGTGGTGCGAGAGCGGACCAGCGGGCGTCTGGTGGTCGAAGGGTCGGCGAAGCTGGTGACGGTGGATGAACAGTTGAAAGTAAGGCGGCTCGACAAACCCACCCTGGCTGCGCTACAAGGACCTCCACAGACGAGGAGCTAATGGATAAACTCGGCACATGGTTGGCGGTCACGGGTGTGGCGATCGGGTTCGTCGTCCTCGCCTGGTTGCTGTTTTCCGACAATCCGAAGGACAAGAAAAACAAGAAGTCCTGACGAGCATCTTGTAGGTCGGCTGGCTGTCGCGGTCCCGGCCGATCCCCGTTCATTCCCCCAAGAGTTTCCGAATCATCTCTTCCATCCCTTCGGCCCAGAGGCGGTAGCCCAGTAAGCTGGGGTGCAGCGCATCGGACATGATCTCCGGGGGCAGGCGCCCGTCGCCGTCGAGAAAGCGCCGGTTCAGGTTCAGAAAAA
The sequence above is drawn from the Nitrospira defluvii genome and encodes:
- a CDS encoding NfeD family protein, which translates into the protein MTWWLWAFLGLFLLGTEVVTPGGFYMLFFGIGALLVGALVGFDVIHSEWMSWLLFSVFSVGSLVLLRQPLRRLMKTDRGDLSPVDTMGGETAVVLDDIPPDGRGKAECRGSTWNAHNAGNKPLTKGQRTRVERVEGITLWITPES
- a CDS encoding SPFH domain-containing protein, whose amino-acid sequence is MPGGLWVVIFLAGLVLLVISKTARVVPQQSAYVVERLGRYSRTLGAGFHILWPFIDSVQYKHSLKETAIDIPEQVCITRDNVQVGVDGILYAKVLDPQRASYGISDYRFAITQLAQTALRSEIGRIELDRTFEERTNINSQVVNELDKATEPWGVKVLRYEIKNITPPKDVLAAMEKQMRAEREKRAVILTSEGERDAAINQAEGEKQQVIKASEAKKQQQINEAEGAAAAITAIAGATADGLRKVAEATQIPGGYEAVQLRVAEQYITKFGELAKASNTLVLPANVSDVGSMLTLAMNMITKRSSPASPTK
- a CDS encoding TIGR02710 family CRISPR-associated CARF protein, yielding MPPDIPVKALILAFTDAPALAAYVINRLQPELLCFFVPESAKAQVESAVQPLVQQMPKRWDWVVTPDPADVIACHQALSRTIHDLFRTWAVQVGEVVVDLTGATPAMAAALATVSQPWTSRVISLVDAAGREEGEAIAIGGLTKYWLQGNPWDEAAVVVRREASEAFNHGSFRAAATLFHTLEARVSGGQKPLYRALGELALGYGLWEQFHYRQAWEKLKSSLKALDMASLWGGPPGLKALLPLIKANSGFLEKLVLDPADVKEGVVLDLLAHAHRRAQVDHDHERAMVALVRALEACAQRQLFKQHKIKSWDVRPEQLPEAMRDTCRACYLDDVDGKYKLPLQSQWRALADLGDPMGQAFLRDWPKMKPLLDAANHAVLGHGFEAVKGERVQQLSDVVMKLTGVSEFSLPKFPTLNL
- a CDS encoding acyl-CoA thioesterase; amino-acid sequence: MDIRIYYEDTDCGGVVYYANYLKYFERARTHYLEERGLSVAGLREQGTQFVVVHAEVDYRSPGRYGDTLVVDTTLAAASQTSFTFAHVVRERTSGRLVVEGSAKLVTVDEQLKVRRLDKPTLAALQGPPQTRS
- a CDS encoding D-sedoheptulose-7-phosphate isomerase, which translates into the protein MKEFALKAFDESAEIKRRFARDHADKIVQVAQLIGQALRNGHKVLLFGNGGSATDAAHIAAEFVGRYKRERAPFPAIALATDIAAITCIANDYGFEELFARQVRAHGRQGDVAIAISTSGNSPNVLKGVEAAKALGLTTIAWTGGSGGKLAGMVEYAFVVPSTLTARIQESHITLGHVLCELIEDHVLANPA